Proteins encoded within one genomic window of Bombus vancouverensis nearcticus chromosome 4, iyBomVanc1_principal, whole genome shotgun sequence:
- the LOC117156686 gene encoding DENN domain-containing protein 1B isoform X3, with product MGSRLRDNVQHLFECFCEVAAPLGEKPPWILQKYPTSFLDEEILKSVPKFAYPCEIENLMVQHFSFVLTSIDSKWTFGFCRHDPKTDTALVILSVLPWHEIFYKLLNNIATLMSNGTGEDLWKFLETVYKSPVPIPGSSISIPVPNSKVNFVCQSPKQFQLPSIPENRNLTEYYSAVDAHNMMIIFASMLYERRIIFTSKRLSRLSACVQACNALIYPMIWQHIYIPVLPLSLIDYLLAPMPFLIGVPTPTLQRVRKSDLGEVVILDADINTVESPFQDLESLPQDVVTNLKKALRNRSALLGDGVSRAFLRALVQLTAGYRDALTLEQGQSITFNQNAFVESRPSSMQPFLRKMLELQIFQQFIEERLNMLNSGLGFSDEFEMEACSYSAKSGSKFMQQYREWTYAMRKESSAFFRSVKDKANPAVKYAVKSVKDKGKDMKTAYKGLKWKGRSNRNDASMRFHQPRSAPSSPTSDRRPIDFTSPPKSPNGFTATTSYRKDLRIRNSNFADPSRKQYSPLSPSSPEESDFPPERVNIDLMQELRHVIFPNTPPVDRTESPEVPDLIRLDSTTSNDDFDPLLSKSSELASSKQMTQSLHIPEMGEGLSNPLYPYFQPLHKSNDKPQKSSDNTGDLDLLQAYGLDFNKFSISNGDSPSRNSTICNSSESSINIDSPFSLGPAIKSQNNWTKFE from the exons ATGGGTTCCAGATTGAG GGACAATGTGCAACATCTTTTTGAATGTTTCTGCGAGGTAGCTGCACCATTGGGAGAAAAACCACCTTGGATATTGCAAAAGTATCCAACTTCTTTTTTAGATGAGGAAATACTTAAATCTGTCCCTAAATTTGCCTATCCATGTGAGATTGAAAA TTTGATGGTACAACATTTTTCATTTGTACTCACTAGTATAGATTCAAAATGGACATTTGGATTTTGCAGACACGATCCTAAGACAGATACAGCATTAGTAATTTTAAGTGTCCTACCATGGCATGAAATATTTTACAA GCTTTTAAATAATATTGCAACTTTAATGAGCAATGGCACTGGAGAAGATCTTTGGAAATTTCTTGAAACTGTATATAAAAGTCCAGTACCCATCCCTGGTAGTTCTATCTCTATTCCTGTACCAAATTCTAAAGTg aatttcgTTTGCCAAAGTCCAAAACAATTTCAATTACCAAGTATACCTGAAAAT AGAAACTTGACCGAATATTATAGTGCTGTCGATGCCCACAATATGATGATTATATTTGCTTCCATGTTATACGAGCGTCGAATTATTTTCACTTCAAAACGTCTTTCAAGATTAAGCGCTTGCGTTCAAGCATGTAACGCCTTAATTTATCCTATGATTTGGcaacatatatatattccaGTTTTACCATTGTCTTTAATTGATTATTTATTGGCGCCGATGCCGTTTTTGATCGGCGTACCCACCCCAACGCTTCAG AGAGTACGTAAAAGTGATCTAGGAGAAGTAGTTATATTGGACGCCGACATTAACACCGTAGAGTCCCCGTTTCAAGATTTGGAATCTTTGCCTCAGGATGTA GTGACAAACTTGAAAAAGGCATTACGTAATAGATCTGCCCTACTCGGAGATGGTGTGTCAAGGGCATTTTTACGAGCGTTAGTACAATTAACAGCTGGCTATAGGGACGCATTAACGTTAGAGCAAGGGCAGAGTATTACGTTCAATCAGAATGCATTTGTGGAGAGCAGACCATCGTCGATGCAAccttttttaagaaaaatgttGGAACTACAAATATTTCAACAA TTTATAGAAGAAAGACTGAATATGCTTAATTCGGGACTTGGCTTTTCTGATGAATTTGAAATGGAGGCCTGCAGCTATTCTGCTAAATCTGGTAGCAAATTTATGCAGCAATATCGAGAATGGACTTACGCTATGCGAAAGGAAAGTTCTGCATTTTTCCGCAGTGTGAAAGACAAG GCCAATCCAGCTGTAAAATATGCAGTTAAATCA GTAAAAGACAAAGGGAAGGATATGAAAACAGCATATAAGGGATTAAAGTGGAAAG GACGATCAAATAGAAACGATGCTAGTATGAGATTCCATCAACCAAGATCAGCGCCTAGTTCACCTACGTCAGATAGAAGGCCTATCGATTTTACATCTCCACCAAAATCACCAAATGGTTTTACAGCTACTACTAGTTATAGAAAAGATCTTCGAATACGTAACAGTAATTTCGCCGATCCAAg TAGGAAACAGTATTCGCCACTAAGTCCTAGTTCTCCAGAAGAATCCGATTTTCCACCAGAGAGAGTGAATATTGATCTGATGCAAGAACTCCGTCATGTGATATTTCCCAATACACCTCCCGTTGATAGAACG GAATCTCCTGAAGTGCCAGATTTGATTAGATTAGATTCGACAACGAGCAACGATGACTTCGACCCATTGCTTTCTAAATCATCAGAATTAGCGAGTTCTAAACAAATGACTCAATCATTGCATATACCTGAAATGGGCGAAGGTCTTAGCAACCCGTTGTATCCTTATTTCCAACCATTGCACAAAAGTAACGATAAGCCACAAAAATCTTCCGATAATACCGGCGATTTGGATCTGTTGCAAGCCTACGGTTtggattttaataaatttagtaTAAGTAATGGTGATTCACCATCGAGAAATTCTACAATATGCAACTCATCCGAAAGCAGTATTAATATCGATAGTCCGTTCAGCTTAGGGCCTGCCATTAAGTCACAAAATAATTGGACAAAATTTGAATAG
- the LOC117156686 gene encoding uncharacterized protein LOC117156686 isoform X1, whose amino-acid sequence MGSRLRDNVQHLFECFCEVAAPLGEKPPWILQKYPTSFLDEEILKSVPKFAYPCEIENLMVQHFSFVLTSIDSKWTFGFCRHDPKTDTALVILSVLPWHEIFYKLLNNIATLMSNGTGEDLWKFLETVYKSPVPIPGSSISIPVPNSKVNFVCQSPKQFQLPSIPENRNLTEYYSAVDAHNMMIIFASMLYERRIIFTSKRLSRLSACVQACNALIYPMIWQHIYIPVLPLSLIDYLLAPMPFLIGVPTPTLQRVRKSDLGEVVILDADINTVESPFQDLESLPQDVVTNLKKALRNRSALLGDGVSRAFLRALVQLTAGYRDALTLEQGQSITFNQNAFVESRPSSMQPFLRKMLELQIFQQFIEERLNMLNSGLGFSDEFEMEACSYSAKSGSKFMQQYREWTYAMRKESSAFFRSVKDKANPAVKYAVKSVKDKGKDMKTAYKGLKWKGRSNRNDASMRFHQPRSAPSSPTSDRRPIDFTSPPKSPNGFTATTSYRKDLRIRNSNFADPSRKQYSPLSPSSPEESDFPPERVNIDLMQELRHVIFPNTPPVDRTLKPVRSLDSLRPAWSGHIRHGPPPSTIVTNQTVTPSTKTTSCTPHSTTLISPVDESNILLNTNDMSNSQISANNSTFPFDAMGSKPNKTREEADKSLLLPALQRCNDNVQTSNISHKIHTTEFMKYNTSLYSRKADIEQRKNDFENSTKSSTFYTDNIFPNHDSDLYPKENDPFDTSKVFMPSYLQPPIFQATNASLSVNCHVPSHAYNSTSCSAYSKESPEVPDLIRLDSTTSNDDFDPLLSKSSELASSKQMTQSLHIPEMGEGLSNPLYPYFQPLHKSNDKPQKSSDNTGDLDLLQAYGLDFNKFSISNGDSPSRNSTICNSSESSINIDSPFSLGPAIKSQNNWTKFE is encoded by the exons ATGGGTTCCAGATTGAG GGACAATGTGCAACATCTTTTTGAATGTTTCTGCGAGGTAGCTGCACCATTGGGAGAAAAACCACCTTGGATATTGCAAAAGTATCCAACTTCTTTTTTAGATGAGGAAATACTTAAATCTGTCCCTAAATTTGCCTATCCATGTGAGATTGAAAA TTTGATGGTACAACATTTTTCATTTGTACTCACTAGTATAGATTCAAAATGGACATTTGGATTTTGCAGACACGATCCTAAGACAGATACAGCATTAGTAATTTTAAGTGTCCTACCATGGCATGAAATATTTTACAA GCTTTTAAATAATATTGCAACTTTAATGAGCAATGGCACTGGAGAAGATCTTTGGAAATTTCTTGAAACTGTATATAAAAGTCCAGTACCCATCCCTGGTAGTTCTATCTCTATTCCTGTACCAAATTCTAAAGTg aatttcgTTTGCCAAAGTCCAAAACAATTTCAATTACCAAGTATACCTGAAAAT AGAAACTTGACCGAATATTATAGTGCTGTCGATGCCCACAATATGATGATTATATTTGCTTCCATGTTATACGAGCGTCGAATTATTTTCACTTCAAAACGTCTTTCAAGATTAAGCGCTTGCGTTCAAGCATGTAACGCCTTAATTTATCCTATGATTTGGcaacatatatatattccaGTTTTACCATTGTCTTTAATTGATTATTTATTGGCGCCGATGCCGTTTTTGATCGGCGTACCCACCCCAACGCTTCAG AGAGTACGTAAAAGTGATCTAGGAGAAGTAGTTATATTGGACGCCGACATTAACACCGTAGAGTCCCCGTTTCAAGATTTGGAATCTTTGCCTCAGGATGTA GTGACAAACTTGAAAAAGGCATTACGTAATAGATCTGCCCTACTCGGAGATGGTGTGTCAAGGGCATTTTTACGAGCGTTAGTACAATTAACAGCTGGCTATAGGGACGCATTAACGTTAGAGCAAGGGCAGAGTATTACGTTCAATCAGAATGCATTTGTGGAGAGCAGACCATCGTCGATGCAAccttttttaagaaaaatgttGGAACTACAAATATTTCAACAA TTTATAGAAGAAAGACTGAATATGCTTAATTCGGGACTTGGCTTTTCTGATGAATTTGAAATGGAGGCCTGCAGCTATTCTGCTAAATCTGGTAGCAAATTTATGCAGCAATATCGAGAATGGACTTACGCTATGCGAAAGGAAAGTTCTGCATTTTTCCGCAGTGTGAAAGACAAG GCCAATCCAGCTGTAAAATATGCAGTTAAATCA GTAAAAGACAAAGGGAAGGATATGAAAACAGCATATAAGGGATTAAAGTGGAAAG GACGATCAAATAGAAACGATGCTAGTATGAGATTCCATCAACCAAGATCAGCGCCTAGTTCACCTACGTCAGATAGAAGGCCTATCGATTTTACATCTCCACCAAAATCACCAAATGGTTTTACAGCTACTACTAGTTATAGAAAAGATCTTCGAATACGTAACAGTAATTTCGCCGATCCAAg TAGGAAACAGTATTCGCCACTAAGTCCTAGTTCTCCAGAAGAATCCGATTTTCCACCAGAGAGAGTGAATATTGATCTGATGCAAGAACTCCGTCATGTGATATTTCCCAATACACCTCCCGTTGATAGAACG TTGAAACCAGTGCGCAGTTTAGACAGCTTGAGACCTGCATGGAGTGGGCATATACGGCACGGCCCTCCACCTAGTACAATTGTCACAAACCAAACTGTTACTCCTTCCACAAAAACTACATCCTGTACTCCACATTCCACCACTTTGATTAGTCCAGTTGATGAATCAAATATTTTGCTAAATACCAATGATATGTCAAATTCTCAAATTAGTGCAAATAATAGCACGTTTCCATTTGATGCTATGGGATCGAAACCAAATAAAACGCGAGAAGAAGCCGATAAATCATTACTTCTTCCCGCTTTACAGAGATGTAATGATAATGTTCAAACGAGTAACATTTCACATAAGATTCATACAActgaatttatgaaatataatactTCATTATATTCTCGAAAAGCTGATATAGAACAACGTAAAAATGATTTTGAAAATTCGACAAAAAGCTCTACGTTTTATACCGACAATATTTTCCCAAATCATGATTCTGATCTTTATCCGAAAGAAAATGATCCTTTTGATACTAGTAAAGTGTTTATGCCTTCCTATTTGCAACCACCCATCTTTCAAGCTACAAATGCATCGTTGTCTGTTAATTGTCACGTTCCATCCCATGCATACAATAGTACATCTTGTTCTGCATATTCAAAG GAATCTCCTGAAGTGCCAGATTTGATTAGATTAGATTCGACAACGAGCAACGATGACTTCGACCCATTGCTTTCTAAATCATCAGAATTAGCGAGTTCTAAACAAATGACTCAATCATTGCATATACCTGAAATGGGCGAAGGTCTTAGCAACCCGTTGTATCCTTATTTCCAACCATTGCACAAAAGTAACGATAAGCCACAAAAATCTTCCGATAATACCGGCGATTTGGATCTGTTGCAAGCCTACGGTTtggattttaataaatttagtaTAAGTAATGGTGATTCACCATCGAGAAATTCTACAATATGCAACTCATCCGAAAGCAGTATTAATATCGATAGTCCGTTCAGCTTAGGGCCTGCCATTAAGTCACAAAATAATTGGACAAAATTTGAATAG
- the LOC117156686 gene encoding uncharacterized protein LOC117156686 isoform X2 — translation MGSRLRDNVQHLFECFCEVAAPLGEKPPWILQKYPTSFLDEEILKSVPKFAYPCEIENLMVQHFSFVLTSIDSKWTFGFCRHDPKTDTALVILSVLPWHEIFYKLLNNIATLMSNGTGEDLWKFLETVYKSPVPIPGSSISIPVPNSKVNFVCQSPKQFQLPSIPENRNLTEYYSAVDAHNMMIIFASMLYERRIIFTSKRLSRLSACVQACNALIYPMIWQHIYIPVLPLSLIDYLLAPMPFLIGVPTPTLQRVRKSDLGEVVILDADINTVESPFQDLESLPQDVVTNLKKALRNRSALLGDGVSRAFLRALVQLTAGYRDALTLEQGQSITFNQNAFVESRPSSMQPFLRKMLELQIFQQFIEERLNMLNSGLGFSDEFEMEACSYSAKSGSKFMQQYREWTYAMRKESSAFFRSVKDKVKDKGKDMKTAYKGLKWKGRSNRNDASMRFHQPRSAPSSPTSDRRPIDFTSPPKSPNGFTATTSYRKDLRIRNSNFADPSRKQYSPLSPSSPEESDFPPERVNIDLMQELRHVIFPNTPPVDRTLKPVRSLDSLRPAWSGHIRHGPPPSTIVTNQTVTPSTKTTSCTPHSTTLISPVDESNILLNTNDMSNSQISANNSTFPFDAMGSKPNKTREEADKSLLLPALQRCNDNVQTSNISHKIHTTEFMKYNTSLYSRKADIEQRKNDFENSTKSSTFYTDNIFPNHDSDLYPKENDPFDTSKVFMPSYLQPPIFQATNASLSVNCHVPSHAYNSTSCSAYSKESPEVPDLIRLDSTTSNDDFDPLLSKSSELASSKQMTQSLHIPEMGEGLSNPLYPYFQPLHKSNDKPQKSSDNTGDLDLLQAYGLDFNKFSISNGDSPSRNSTICNSSESSINIDSPFSLGPAIKSQNNWTKFE, via the exons ATGGGTTCCAGATTGAG GGACAATGTGCAACATCTTTTTGAATGTTTCTGCGAGGTAGCTGCACCATTGGGAGAAAAACCACCTTGGATATTGCAAAAGTATCCAACTTCTTTTTTAGATGAGGAAATACTTAAATCTGTCCCTAAATTTGCCTATCCATGTGAGATTGAAAA TTTGATGGTACAACATTTTTCATTTGTACTCACTAGTATAGATTCAAAATGGACATTTGGATTTTGCAGACACGATCCTAAGACAGATACAGCATTAGTAATTTTAAGTGTCCTACCATGGCATGAAATATTTTACAA GCTTTTAAATAATATTGCAACTTTAATGAGCAATGGCACTGGAGAAGATCTTTGGAAATTTCTTGAAACTGTATATAAAAGTCCAGTACCCATCCCTGGTAGTTCTATCTCTATTCCTGTACCAAATTCTAAAGTg aatttcgTTTGCCAAAGTCCAAAACAATTTCAATTACCAAGTATACCTGAAAAT AGAAACTTGACCGAATATTATAGTGCTGTCGATGCCCACAATATGATGATTATATTTGCTTCCATGTTATACGAGCGTCGAATTATTTTCACTTCAAAACGTCTTTCAAGATTAAGCGCTTGCGTTCAAGCATGTAACGCCTTAATTTATCCTATGATTTGGcaacatatatatattccaGTTTTACCATTGTCTTTAATTGATTATTTATTGGCGCCGATGCCGTTTTTGATCGGCGTACCCACCCCAACGCTTCAG AGAGTACGTAAAAGTGATCTAGGAGAAGTAGTTATATTGGACGCCGACATTAACACCGTAGAGTCCCCGTTTCAAGATTTGGAATCTTTGCCTCAGGATGTA GTGACAAACTTGAAAAAGGCATTACGTAATAGATCTGCCCTACTCGGAGATGGTGTGTCAAGGGCATTTTTACGAGCGTTAGTACAATTAACAGCTGGCTATAGGGACGCATTAACGTTAGAGCAAGGGCAGAGTATTACGTTCAATCAGAATGCATTTGTGGAGAGCAGACCATCGTCGATGCAAccttttttaagaaaaatgttGGAACTACAAATATTTCAACAA TTTATAGAAGAAAGACTGAATATGCTTAATTCGGGACTTGGCTTTTCTGATGAATTTGAAATGGAGGCCTGCAGCTATTCTGCTAAATCTGGTAGCAAATTTATGCAGCAATATCGAGAATGGACTTACGCTATGCGAAAGGAAAGTTCTGCATTTTTCCGCAGTGTGAAAGACAAG GTAAAAGACAAAGGGAAGGATATGAAAACAGCATATAAGGGATTAAAGTGGAAAG GACGATCAAATAGAAACGATGCTAGTATGAGATTCCATCAACCAAGATCAGCGCCTAGTTCACCTACGTCAGATAGAAGGCCTATCGATTTTACATCTCCACCAAAATCACCAAATGGTTTTACAGCTACTACTAGTTATAGAAAAGATCTTCGAATACGTAACAGTAATTTCGCCGATCCAAg TAGGAAACAGTATTCGCCACTAAGTCCTAGTTCTCCAGAAGAATCCGATTTTCCACCAGAGAGAGTGAATATTGATCTGATGCAAGAACTCCGTCATGTGATATTTCCCAATACACCTCCCGTTGATAGAACG TTGAAACCAGTGCGCAGTTTAGACAGCTTGAGACCTGCATGGAGTGGGCATATACGGCACGGCCCTCCACCTAGTACAATTGTCACAAACCAAACTGTTACTCCTTCCACAAAAACTACATCCTGTACTCCACATTCCACCACTTTGATTAGTCCAGTTGATGAATCAAATATTTTGCTAAATACCAATGATATGTCAAATTCTCAAATTAGTGCAAATAATAGCACGTTTCCATTTGATGCTATGGGATCGAAACCAAATAAAACGCGAGAAGAAGCCGATAAATCATTACTTCTTCCCGCTTTACAGAGATGTAATGATAATGTTCAAACGAGTAACATTTCACATAAGATTCATACAActgaatttatgaaatataatactTCATTATATTCTCGAAAAGCTGATATAGAACAACGTAAAAATGATTTTGAAAATTCGACAAAAAGCTCTACGTTTTATACCGACAATATTTTCCCAAATCATGATTCTGATCTTTATCCGAAAGAAAATGATCCTTTTGATACTAGTAAAGTGTTTATGCCTTCCTATTTGCAACCACCCATCTTTCAAGCTACAAATGCATCGTTGTCTGTTAATTGTCACGTTCCATCCCATGCATACAATAGTACATCTTGTTCTGCATATTCAAAG GAATCTCCTGAAGTGCCAGATTTGATTAGATTAGATTCGACAACGAGCAACGATGACTTCGACCCATTGCTTTCTAAATCATCAGAATTAGCGAGTTCTAAACAAATGACTCAATCATTGCATATACCTGAAATGGGCGAAGGTCTTAGCAACCCGTTGTATCCTTATTTCCAACCATTGCACAAAAGTAACGATAAGCCACAAAAATCTTCCGATAATACCGGCGATTTGGATCTGTTGCAAGCCTACGGTTtggattttaataaatttagtaTAAGTAATGGTGATTCACCATCGAGAAATTCTACAATATGCAACTCATCCGAAAGCAGTATTAATATCGATAGTCCGTTCAGCTTAGGGCCTGCCATTAAGTCACAAAATAATTGGACAAAATTTGAATAG
- the eIF3f1 gene encoding eukaryotic translation initiation factor 3 subunit f1, with translation MALNLTVKVHPVVLFQIVDAYERRKAESHRVIGTLLGTAEKGMVEVTNCFCVPHKESESQVEADLTYGIDLYELNHRVNAQENIVGWWATGNEVTTHSSVIHEYYVRECNNPVHLTVDTTLANTTRMGIKAYVCVPLGVPNGKQGSMFTPVKVQITCYEPEIVGLQLCSKTQLPAHAQITGVKTGGGIEPMMDLSQIAEASAKLSSMLEQVLAYVDDVLTGKQPPDNQVGRALLDMVHSVPKMSSDQFDEMFNSNVKDLLMVVALSQLIKTQLQLNEKLTLLTTL, from the exons ATGGCGCTTAACCTGACTGTGAAAGTTCATCCTGTTGTTTTATTTCAAATTGTTGATGCTTATGAACGTCGAAAAGCGGAATCCCACCGTGTTATCGGTACACTGTTag GTACCGCGGAGAAAGGTATGGTTGAAGTTACAAACTGCTTTTGTGTACCACACAAAGAATCTGAAAGTCAAGTTGAAGCTGATTTAACATATGGAATCGATCTGTACGAATTGAATCATAGGGTTAATGCTCAGGAAAATATTGTCGGATGGTGGGCAACTGGAAACGAG GTTACTACCCATTCTTCTGTTATCCATGAATACTATGTTCGTGAATGCAATAATCCCGTTCATTTAACTGTCGATACAACATTAGCAAACACTACTAGAATGGGAATCAAAGCTTATGTCTGTGTTCCATTAGGAGTACCTAATGGGAAACAAGGTTCTATGTTCACACCAGTTAAAGTACAA atTACGTGTTATGAGCCAGAAATTGTTGGGCTACAGCTCTGTTCTAAAACTCAATTACCAGCACATGCACAAATAACTGGTGTAAAAACAGGAGGAGGCATAGAACCAATGATGGATCTCTCTCAAATAGCAGAAGCTAGTGCTAAACTTTCATCCATGTTGGAACAAGTACTTGCATATGTTGATGATGTGTTAACTGGAAAGCAACCACCAGACAATCAA GTTGGTCGTGCTCTTCTTGACATGGTACATTCAGTGCCTAAAATGTCGAGCGATCAATTTGACGAGATGTTTAACAGCAATGTGAAGGATTTATTGATGGTCGTTGCGCTCTCACAATTGATAAAAACGCAGCTTCAGCTTAACGAGAAACTTACATTGCTCACAACTCTATAA
- the Arp10 gene encoding actin-related protein 10 codes for MLRSYEGLRFLSDKQMVIFDIGSAYTKFGYAGEPTPRGIIRTEIKCPETRELRRIYDYKDTEDLYQLLVEFLHAIFFRHVVISPKDARIVILESLLAPTQFRNTLVKVLFRHFEIGSLMLIPTHLATVSTLGINSALVLDVGYKEATLIPIYEGEPVLKAWQALPLGGQVVHERLMKFLRKIYPNVNITEKHVEDIKVRTCFVTTMERSSKLGTAHAPEPPPAVKYPGIKSINIPGEVREKAFEVLWERDNDNLSIPTMILDAIVQCPIDIRRTLAENILLIGGTTMAKGFASRLKSELLTLVKSNLYSEKLKIRTFMFHTAPSKPNYTAWLGGAIYGTVDLPLRCLTKENYLKLDRVPDWVSLIDNQRDESSVCET; via the exons ATGCTTCGTAGTTATGAAGGCCTCCGATTTCTTTCGGACAAGCAAATGGTGATATTCGATATTGGTAGCGCATACACAAA ATTTGGTTACGCGGGCGAACCTACTCCACGCGGTATAATAAGAACGGAAATTAAGTGTCCAGAAACTAGAGAACTCCGCAGAATTTACGATTACAAAGATACGGAGGATTTGTATCAATTACTCGTCGAATTCCTTCATGCTATATTCTTCAG GCACGTTGTAATAAGTCCAAAGGATGCAAGGATTGTAATTTTAGAATCCTTATTAGCTCCGACACAATTTAGGAACACATTGGTTAAAGTATTATTTAGGCACTTTGAAATCGGATCATTGATGTTAATACCTACTCATTTAGCAACTGTCAGCACCCTGGGTATCAATTCAGCTTTAGTTTTGGACGTTGGATATAAGGAAGCTACATTAATTCCTATTTATGAGGGTGAACCAGTTCTAAAGGCATGGCAGGCTCTTCCTTTGGGTGGTCAAGTTGTACATGA GCGTTTGATGAAATTTCTAAGGAAGATATATCCTAATGTAAATATCACAGAGAAGCATGTAGAAGATATAAAAGTAAGAACGTGTTTTGTTACTACTATGGAAAGATCATCTAAATTAGGAACAGCACATGCTCCTGAGCCTCCTCCAGCAGTTAAATACCCTggtattaaaagtattaatataCCTGGTGAAGTTAGAGAAAAAGCATTTGAAGTACTATGGGAAAGGGATAATGATAATCTCAGTATACCTACAATGATTCTAGATGCTATTGTTCAG TGTCCAATAGACATTAGACGAACTTTAGCAGAAAACATACTTTTAATTGGTGGCACAACAATGGCAAAAGGCTTTGCAAGTCGTCTTAAATCTGAGCTTTTAACACTTGTAAAAAGTAATCTTTATTCAGAAAAGTTGAAAATTCGAACATTTATGTTTCATACTGCACCCAGTAAACCAAATTACACAGCATGGCTAGGCGGTGCTATATATGGAACTGTAGATCTGCCACTGAGATGTCTGACAAAAGAGAATTATTTGAAACTTGATAGAGTTCCAGATTGGGTCAGTTTGATAGATAATCAGAGAGACGAATCATCCGTCTGCGAAACCTAA
- the Rpn12 gene encoding regulatory particle non-ATPase 12, giving the protein MIAVYPKMAALKDVVPVYKNLKEEWAASPCNLKKCGELLNQLKVGLTHLMFLPTSNNTASQNELLIARDILEIGAQWSIVTEDIPSFERYMAQLKCYYFDYKSGLMESAYKYHLLGLNLLFLLSQNRVAEFHTELELLPSDQIQSNVYIRHPLSLEQYLMEGSYNKIFLAKGNVPAASYNFFIDILLNTVRDEIGACMESAYDKISIQDASRMLNLNSEADMKSFAAKKNWNLAKDDYFYFSTTSEKKTEEPIPSADLATLAIDYARELEMIV; this is encoded by the exons ATGATTGCAGTGTATCCAAAAATGGCAGCGTTGAAGGATGTTGTTCCtgtatataaaaacttgaaagaAGAATGGGCGGCGAGTCCGTGTAATTTGAAGAAATGTGGTGAATTACTTAATCAATTAAAG GTTGGTCTTACACATTTGATGTTTCTGCCAACATCTAATAACACAGCTAGTCAAAATGAATTACTTATAGCTC GTGATATTTTAGAAATTGGTGCACAATGGAGTATAGTAACCGAAGATATACCTTCTTTtgaacgttatatggcacaattAAAGTGTTACTATTTTGATTACAAATCAGGATTAATGGAGTCTGCATATAAATACCATCTTCTTGGTTTAAATCTCTTATTCTTACTGTCTCAGAATCGCGTGGCCGAATTTCACACAGAATTAGAACTGTTGCCTTCCGATCAAATACAATCTAATGTTTATATCAGACATCCTTTGAGTTTAGAACAATATTTAATGGAAGGTTCATATAACAAGATATTCTTAGCAAAAGGCAATGTACCCGCAGCATCTTACAATTTTTtcatagatattttattaaacactGTTCGGGATGAAATAGGAGCATGTATGGAAAGTGCATATGATAAAATCTCTATACAAGATGCCTCGAGGATGTTGAACTTGAATTCTGAGGCAGATATGAAATCATTCGCGGCAAAAAAGAACTGGAATTTAGCGAAAGATGATTACTTTTACTTTAGTACAACTAGTGAAAAGAAAACTGAAGAACCAATTCCCAGTGCAGATTTGGCTACATTAGCAATTGACTATGCAAGAGAACTTGAAATGATTGtttaa